One Cotesia glomerata isolate CgM1 linkage group LG8, MPM_Cglom_v2.3, whole genome shotgun sequence genomic window carries:
- the LOC123270270 gene encoding probable phosphorylase b kinase regulatory subunit alpha isoform X6 — MRSRSDSGVRLDYYQRVIQKVIMNHQNPVTGLFPLSEDLDHAWIRDNVYCILAVWGLSMAYKKIADVDEDRAKTYELEQSCVKLMRGLLMAMMQQKDKVEKFKITQNPLDAIHAKYSSTTGQAVVRDNEWGHLQIDAVSLYLLILAQMTASGLQIIFNLDEVAFIQNLVFYIESAYCIPDYGIWERGDKTNHGLPELNASSIGMAKAAMEAMNELDLFGARGGPTSVIHVLADEAQKCQAVLQSMLPRESNSKELDSGLLCIISYPAFAVDEPNLIQLTRDTITKKLQGKYGCKRFLRDGYRTPKEDPNRLYYEPWELRMFESIECEWPLFYCYLILDYCFQGNNRVVTDYMNSLEKILVKKEDGINLVPELYAVAPENVEAEYAEPGSQPRLPLGRCPFKWAQSLYILGKLLQEGFLAVGELDPLNRRLCSEKKPDVVVQVVILAEDDDVREKIAQHDIHVQTIAEVAPIEVQPAKVLSHLYTYLGRNKKLGLSGRKSRDVGILSTSKLYSLQDKIFAFTPQLTDMTRFYIASDYELMIDIFKGEINFLKSSWQNMLGRPLVVMPLKNIHLDHGKIPLAMITTMKKLKSGYINGTRVSLGNLNDFLTTSCITNLSFLGSAEDGRPDILNPQVQKYLDEHLMRAFPHRSGLLDRPAVRSGKNLRRKMSFKGAIKKTRSIAVEREDRRPSTVMPVSPFIEVTDTASTSLQADAESKPEKRTPSPEMPATGDVPPRKHRIRTLTETQYADTEVEELMAMLRETESLEEQGDILQYLVDTQGLQFNTGMIENGHPVLVKDLLKGVYEKACQQKMWGIVRHTAGMLGKRVEDLAKAVTDLLVRQKQVTVGMPPTNEHTIVAPLPENELRSLIHQAYGDDESTAMLTQELLVYLAMFIRTEPQLFHEMLRLRVGLIIQVMATELSRTLICNGEEASEHLLNLSPFEMKNLLHHIMSGKEFAISSVGRGNFSIISYKSNRVSKKSQIGGFLNDQTDVNEAEPDRQGQWLRRRRLDGALNRVPRDFYPRVWQVLERCQGLVIEGKVLPQHLTQEMTSGELKFALAVETVLNTIPQPEYRQLVVEALMVLTLVTEYNVVASLGGMIVVEQLVHQANAIFLEDQMKVDGDATLCCAKPKNQRETTPMGTLLCGGAAYICQHFYDSAPSGSFGTMTYITRAIASYLNFLPKEGDLECSIS, encoded by the exons ATGCGTAGCAGAAGCGACTCAGGAGTCAGGCTGGATTACTACCAGCGGGTGATCCAGAAGGTGATAATGAACCACCAGAACCCGGTGACAGGTTTGTTTCCTTTGAGCGAAGACCTGGACCATGCTTGGATCCGGGACAACGTGTACTGCATCCTAGCGGTCTGGGGGCTGTCAATGGCTTACAAAAAGATCGCAGATGTTGATGAAGACCGGGCGAAGACTTACGAGCTGGAGCAAAGCTGCGTGAAGCTGATGCGAGGGCTTCTGATGGCGATGATGCAGCAGAAGGACAAGGTGGAGAAGTTCAAGATCACCCAGAATCCTTTAGACGCGATTCATGCTAAGTATTCTTCAACAACTGGTCAAGCTGTGGTGAGAGACAACGAGTGGGGACATCTGCAGATTGATGCTGTGTCTTTGTATCTGCTGATCTTAGCTCAGATGACAGCTTCAGGGTTGCAAATCATCTTCAACTTAGATGAG GTCGCCTTCATCCAGAACTTGGTTTTCTACATAGAGTCCGCGTACTGCATTCCAGATTACGGAATTTGGGAGCGCGGTGACAAGACCAACCACGGACTGCCTGAGCTAAACGCCAGCAGCATCGGAATGGCCAAAGCAGCCATGGAAGCAATGAACGAACTGGACCTGTTTGGCGCCAGAGGCGGACCTACATCAGTGATCCACGTTCTAGCGGACGAAGCGCAGAAGTGCCAAGCTGTTTTACAATCAATGCTTCCAAGAGAATCCAATTCTAAAGAACTGGACAGTGGATTGCTCTGTATCATAAGCTACCCTGCGTTCGCCGTTGATGAACCAAATCTGATCCAACTGACCCGGGACACTATCACCAAGAAACTTCAAGGAAAATACGGATGCAAGAGGTTCCTCCGTGATGGCTACCGCACGCCTAAGGAAGATCCCAACAGGCTGTACTACGAACCTTGGGAATTGAGGATGTTTGAGAGTATCGAGTGTGAGTGGCCTTTGTTCTACTGCTACCTCATCTTAGATTACTGTTTTCAAGGAAACAATAGAGTGGTGACAGATTATATGAATTCTCTGGAGAAGATTCTGGTCAAAAAAGAAGATGGGATAAATTTGGTGCCAGAATTGTACGCAGTAGCGCCTGAAAATGTAGAAGCTGAATACGCTGAACCTGGAAGCCAGCCAAGGCTACCTTTAGGACGCTGTCCCTTCAAGTGGGCCCAATCCTTGTATATTCTGGGGAAGCTTCTGCAGGAAGGATTTTTAGCTGTTGGAGAACTGGATCCACTTAACAGAAGACTCTGCAGTGAAAAGAAGCCAGATGTTGTTGTCCAGGTTGTGATTCTTGCTGAAGATGATGATGTTAGGGAGAAGATTGCTCAGCATGATATCCATGTGCAAACTATTGCCGAAGTGGCGCCTATTGAGGTCCAGCCTGCTAAAGTTCTCAGCCATTTGTACACTTATTTAG GCCGCAATAAGAAGCTGGGTCTTTCTGGAAGGAAGTCCAGGGACGTTGGGATCCTCAGCACCAGCAAACTCTACTCACTCCAGGACAAGATCTTCGCGTTTACACCTCAG TTAACCGATATGACACGTTTCTACATCGCATCAGACTACGAATTAATGATCGATATATTCAAAGGTGAAATAAACTTCTTGAAGTCTAGCTGGCAAAATATGTTAGGTCGACCACTTGTTGTAATGCCACTCAAGAATATCCATTTAG ATCATGGCAAAATCCCGCTAGCAATGATCACTACGATGAAGAAATTGAAGAGTGGTTACATCAACGGTACCCGAGTGTCATTGGGTAATCTCAATGACTTCTTGACCACTTCTTGCATCACCAATCTAAGTTTCTTAGGCAGCGCTGAAGACGGAAGACCAGACATACTAAATCCGCAG GTTCAAAAGTACCTAGACGAGCACCTGATGCGTGCCTTTCCTCACCGTTCAGGGCTTCTAGATCGTCCCGCTGTGCGCAGTGGCAAAAACTTACGCCGGAAAATGTCCTTCAAGGGAGCTATTAAGAAAACCCGATCAATTGCTGTCGAAC GAGAAGATCGTAGACCTTCTACCGTGATGCCAGTTAGTCCTTTTATTGAAGTCACGGATACTGCTTCGACGTCTCTGCAAGCTGATGCAGAATCTAAGCCTGAGAAGAGGACGCCTTCACCAGAAATGCCAGCTACTGGCGATGTGCCCCCTAGGAAGCACAGAATTCGCACTCTAACAGAAACTCAGTATGCTGATACCGAAGTTGAGGAACTTATGGCGATGTTGCGGGAAACTGAGAGCTTGGAAGAGCAAGGAGACATTTTGCAGTATTTG GTTGATACCCAAGGGCTGCAGTTCAATACAGGAATGATCGAAAACGGGCACCCTGTTTTGGTAAAAGATCTTCTAAAAGGTGTCTATGAGAAGGCTTGTCAGCAAAAAATGTGGGGAATTGTCCGACATACAGCGGGGATGTTAGGAAAGAGGGTAGAAGATCTAGCCAAAGCTGTTACTGATCTTCTGGTGCGTCAGAAGCAAGTTACAGTTG GAATGCCACCGACAAATGAACACACAATTGTAGCACCTCTTCCAGAAAACGAGTTGCGTTCACTAATCCACCAGGCCTACGGCGACGACGAGTCAACAGCAATGTTGACCCAGGAACTCTTGGTCTACTTGGCGATGTTCATCCGAACGGAACCCCAGTTGTTCCACGAAATGCTGAGACTTCGCGTGGGTTTGATCATCCAGGTGATGGCGACTGAATTATCACGAACTCTAATTTGCAACGGCGAAGAAGCTTCTGAGCACCTGCTCAATCTCTCGCCTTTTGAGATGAAGAACTTGCTCCACCATATTATGAGCGGAAAGGAATTCGCAATTAGCAGCGTCGGTCGCGGAAATTTCTCGATAATCTCCTACAAGTCGAACCGGGTGAGCAAGAAGTCACAGATCGGAGGATTCTTGAACGATCAGACGGACGTCAATGAAGCGGAGCCTGATCGGCAAGGTCAGTGGTTAAGAAGAAGGCGCCTAGATGGTGCCTTGAATCGCGTGCCTAGAGATTTTTACCCAAGAGTCTGGCAAGTGCTGGAGCGCTGCCAGGGGCTGGTTATAGAAGGGAAAGTACTGCCTCAGCACCTCACCCAGGAGATGACTTCTGGGGAGCTGAAGTTTGCTCTAGCGGTTGAGACTGTTCTTAATACCATTCCCCAGCCGGAGTACAGACAATTGGTGGTAGAGGCGCTGATGGTTCTCACGCTGGTTACGGAGTATAATGTGGTGGCTTCTTTGGGGGGGATGATTGTTGTTGAACAGTTGGTGCATCAAGCTAACGCCATCTTTCTTGAAGATCAG atgaaaGTCGATGGAGACGCAACTTTATGCTGTGCAAAGCCCAAAAACCAGCGAGAAACAACGCCAATGGGAACTTTACTATGCGGCGGCGCTGCTTACATCTGCCAGCACTTCTACGACAGCGCTCCAAGCGGTAGTTTTGGAACAATGACCTATATAACGCGTGCCATAGCTTCTTATTTGAACTTTCTGCCGAAGGAGGGTGACCTTGAGTGCAGTATTTCTTga
- the LOC123270270 gene encoding probable phosphorylase b kinase regulatory subunit alpha isoform X3 translates to MRSRSDSGVRLDYYQRVIQKVIMNHQNPVTGLFPLSEDLDHAWIRDNVYCILAVWGLSMAYKKIADVDEDRAKTYELEQSCVKLMRGLLMAMMQQKDKVEKFKITQNPLDAIHAKYSSTTGQAVVRDNEWGHLQIDAVSLYLLILAQMTASGLQIIFNLDEVAFIQNLVFYIESAYCIPDYGIWERGDKTNHGLPELNASSIGMAKAAMEAMNELDLFGARGGPTSVIHVLADEAQKCQAVLQSMLPRESNSKELDSGLLCIISYPAFAVDEPNLIQLTRDTITKKLQGKYGCKRFLRDGYRTPKEDPNRLYYEPWELRMFESIECEWPLFYCYLILDYCFQGNNRVVTDYMNSLEKILVKKEDGINLVPELYAVAPENVEAEYAEPGSQPRLPLGRCPFKWAQSLYILGKLLQEGFLAVGELDPLNRRLCSEKKPDVVVQVVILAEDDDVREKIAQHDIHVQTIAEVAPIEVQPAKVLSHLYTYLGRNKKLGLSGRKSRDVGILSTSKLYSLQDKIFAFTPQLTDMTRFYIASDYELMIDIFKGEINFLKSSWQNMLGRPLVVMPLKNIHLDHGKIPLAMITTMKKLKSGYINGTRVSLGNLNDFLTTSCITNLSFLGSAEDGRPDILNPQVQKYLDEHLMRAFPHRSGLLDRPAVRSGKNLRRKMSFKGAIKKTRSIAVEPGFPLVLLEREDRRPSTVMPVSPFIEVTDTASTSLQADAESKPEKRTPSPEMPATGDVPPRKHRIRTLTETQYADTEVEELMAMLRETESLEEQGDILQYLVDTQGLQFNTGMIENGHPVLVKDLLKGVYEKACQQKMWGIVRHTAGMLGKRVEDLAKAVTDLLVRQKQVTVGMPPTNEHTIVAPLPENELRSLIHQAYGDDESTAMLTQELLVYLAMFIRTEPQLFHEMLRLRVGLIIQVMATELSRTLICNGEEASEHLLNLSPFEMKNLLHHIMSGKEFAISSVGRGNFSIISYKSNRVSKKSQIGGFLNDQTDVNEAEPDRQGQWLRRRRLDGALNRVPRDFYPRVWQVLERCQGLVIEGKVLPQHLTQEMTSGELKFALAVETVLNTIPQPEYRQLVVEALMVLTLVTEYNVVASLGGMIVVEQLVHQANAIFLEDQMKVDGDATLCCAKPKNQRETTPMGTLLCGGAAYICQHFYDSAPSGSFGTMTYITRAIASYLNFLPKEGDLECSIS, encoded by the exons ATGCGTAGCAGAAGCGACTCAGGAGTCAGGCTGGATTACTACCAGCGGGTGATCCAGAAGGTGATAATGAACCACCAGAACCCGGTGACAGGTTTGTTTCCTTTGAGCGAAGACCTGGACCATGCTTGGATCCGGGACAACGTGTACTGCATCCTAGCGGTCTGGGGGCTGTCAATGGCTTACAAAAAGATCGCAGATGTTGATGAAGACCGGGCGAAGACTTACGAGCTGGAGCAAAGCTGCGTGAAGCTGATGCGAGGGCTTCTGATGGCGATGATGCAGCAGAAGGACAAGGTGGAGAAGTTCAAGATCACCCAGAATCCTTTAGACGCGATTCATGCTAAGTATTCTTCAACAACTGGTCAAGCTGTGGTGAGAGACAACGAGTGGGGACATCTGCAGATTGATGCTGTGTCTTTGTATCTGCTGATCTTAGCTCAGATGACAGCTTCAGGGTTGCAAATCATCTTCAACTTAGATGAG GTCGCCTTCATCCAGAACTTGGTTTTCTACATAGAGTCCGCGTACTGCATTCCAGATTACGGAATTTGGGAGCGCGGTGACAAGACCAACCACGGACTGCCTGAGCTAAACGCCAGCAGCATCGGAATGGCCAAAGCAGCCATGGAAGCAATGAACGAACTGGACCTGTTTGGCGCCAGAGGCGGACCTACATCAGTGATCCACGTTCTAGCGGACGAAGCGCAGAAGTGCCAAGCTGTTTTACAATCAATGCTTCCAAGAGAATCCAATTCTAAAGAACTGGACAGTGGATTGCTCTGTATCATAAGCTACCCTGCGTTCGCCGTTGATGAACCAAATCTGATCCAACTGACCCGGGACACTATCACCAAGAAACTTCAAGGAAAATACGGATGCAAGAGGTTCCTCCGTGATGGCTACCGCACGCCTAAGGAAGATCCCAACAGGCTGTACTACGAACCTTGGGAATTGAGGATGTTTGAGAGTATCGAGTGTGAGTGGCCTTTGTTCTACTGCTACCTCATCTTAGATTACTGTTTTCAAGGAAACAATAGAGTGGTGACAGATTATATGAATTCTCTGGAGAAGATTCTGGTCAAAAAAGAAGATGGGATAAATTTGGTGCCAGAATTGTACGCAGTAGCGCCTGAAAATGTAGAAGCTGAATACGCTGAACCTGGAAGCCAGCCAAGGCTACCTTTAGGACGCTGTCCCTTCAAGTGGGCCCAATCCTTGTATATTCTGGGGAAGCTTCTGCAGGAAGGATTTTTAGCTGTTGGAGAACTGGATCCACTTAACAGAAGACTCTGCAGTGAAAAGAAGCCAGATGTTGTTGTCCAGGTTGTGATTCTTGCTGAAGATGATGATGTTAGGGAGAAGATTGCTCAGCATGATATCCATGTGCAAACTATTGCCGAAGTGGCGCCTATTGAGGTCCAGCCTGCTAAAGTTCTCAGCCATTTGTACACTTATTTAG GCCGCAATAAGAAGCTGGGTCTTTCTGGAAGGAAGTCCAGGGACGTTGGGATCCTCAGCACCAGCAAACTCTACTCACTCCAGGACAAGATCTTCGCGTTTACACCTCAG TTAACCGATATGACACGTTTCTACATCGCATCAGACTACGAATTAATGATCGATATATTCAAAGGTGAAATAAACTTCTTGAAGTCTAGCTGGCAAAATATGTTAGGTCGACCACTTGTTGTAATGCCACTCAAGAATATCCATTTAG ATCATGGCAAAATCCCGCTAGCAATGATCACTACGATGAAGAAATTGAAGAGTGGTTACATCAACGGTACCCGAGTGTCATTGGGTAATCTCAATGACTTCTTGACCACTTCTTGCATCACCAATCTAAGTTTCTTAGGCAGCGCTGAAGACGGAAGACCAGACATACTAAATCCGCAG GTTCAAAAGTACCTAGACGAGCACCTGATGCGTGCCTTTCCTCACCGTTCAGGGCTTCTAGATCGTCCCGCTGTGCGCAGTGGCAAAAACTTACGCCGGAAAATGTCCTTCAAGGGAGCTATTAAGAAAACCCGATCAATTGCTGTCGAAC CCGGTTTTCCGCTCGTTTTGTTGGAAC GAGAAGATCGTAGACCTTCTACCGTGATGCCAGTTAGTCCTTTTATTGAAGTCACGGATACTGCTTCGACGTCTCTGCAAGCTGATGCAGAATCTAAGCCTGAGAAGAGGACGCCTTCACCAGAAATGCCAGCTACTGGCGATGTGCCCCCTAGGAAGCACAGAATTCGCACTCTAACAGAAACTCAGTATGCTGATACCGAAGTTGAGGAACTTATGGCGATGTTGCGGGAAACTGAGAGCTTGGAAGAGCAAGGAGACATTTTGCAGTATTTG GTTGATACCCAAGGGCTGCAGTTCAATACAGGAATGATCGAAAACGGGCACCCTGTTTTGGTAAAAGATCTTCTAAAAGGTGTCTATGAGAAGGCTTGTCAGCAAAAAATGTGGGGAATTGTCCGACATACAGCGGGGATGTTAGGAAAGAGGGTAGAAGATCTAGCCAAAGCTGTTACTGATCTTCTGGTGCGTCAGAAGCAAGTTACAGTTG GAATGCCACCGACAAATGAACACACAATTGTAGCACCTCTTCCAGAAAACGAGTTGCGTTCACTAATCCACCAGGCCTACGGCGACGACGAGTCAACAGCAATGTTGACCCAGGAACTCTTGGTCTACTTGGCGATGTTCATCCGAACGGAACCCCAGTTGTTCCACGAAATGCTGAGACTTCGCGTGGGTTTGATCATCCAGGTGATGGCGACTGAATTATCACGAACTCTAATTTGCAACGGCGAAGAAGCTTCTGAGCACCTGCTCAATCTCTCGCCTTTTGAGATGAAGAACTTGCTCCACCATATTATGAGCGGAAAGGAATTCGCAATTAGCAGCGTCGGTCGCGGAAATTTCTCGATAATCTCCTACAAGTCGAACCGGGTGAGCAAGAAGTCACAGATCGGAGGATTCTTGAACGATCAGACGGACGTCAATGAAGCGGAGCCTGATCGGCAAGGTCAGTGGTTAAGAAGAAGGCGCCTAGATGGTGCCTTGAATCGCGTGCCTAGAGATTTTTACCCAAGAGTCTGGCAAGTGCTGGAGCGCTGCCAGGGGCTGGTTATAGAAGGGAAAGTACTGCCTCAGCACCTCACCCAGGAGATGACTTCTGGGGAGCTGAAGTTTGCTCTAGCGGTTGAGACTGTTCTTAATACCATTCCCCAGCCGGAGTACAGACAATTGGTGGTAGAGGCGCTGATGGTTCTCACGCTGGTTACGGAGTATAATGTGGTGGCTTCTTTGGGGGGGATGATTGTTGTTGAACAGTTGGTGCATCAAGCTAACGCCATCTTTCTTGAAGATCAG atgaaaGTCGATGGAGACGCAACTTTATGCTGTGCAAAGCCCAAAAACCAGCGAGAAACAACGCCAATGGGAACTTTACTATGCGGCGGCGCTGCTTACATCTGCCAGCACTTCTACGACAGCGCTCCAAGCGGTAGTTTTGGAACAATGACCTATATAACGCGTGCCATAGCTTCTTATTTGAACTTTCTGCCGAAGGAGGGTGACCTTGAGTGCAGTATTTCTTga
- the LOC123270270 gene encoding probable phosphorylase b kinase regulatory subunit alpha isoform X5 → MRSRSDSGVRLDYYQRVIQKVIMNHQNPVTGLFPLSEDLDHAWIRDNVYCILAVWGLSMAYKKIADVDEDRAKTYELEQSCVKLMRGLLMAMMQQKDKVEKFKITQNPLDAIHAKYSSTTGQAVVRDNEWGHLQIDAVSLYLLILAQMTASGLQIIFNLDEVAFIQNLVFYIESAYCIPDYGIWERGDKTNHGLPELNASSIGMAKAAMEAMNELDLFGARGGPTSVIHVLADEAQKCQAVLQSMLPRESNSKELDSGLLCIISYPAFAVDEPNLIQLTRDTITKKLQGKYGCKRFLRDGYRTPKEDPNRLYYEPWELRMFESIECEWPLFYCYLILDYCFQGNNRVVTDYMNSLEKILVKKEDGINLVPELYAVAPENVEAEYAEPGSQPRLPLGRCPFKWAQSLYILGKLLQEGFLAVGELDPLNRRLCSEKKPDVVVQVVILAEDDDVREKIAQHDIHVQTIAEVAPIEVQPAKVLSHLYTYLGRNKKLGLSGRKSRDVGILSTSKLYSLQDKIFAFTPQNFDAEEFYVTNDADFLASIFTTNLAFLAINWRQMLGRPTITIVATHNHLDHGKIPLAMITTMKKLKSGYINGTRVSLGNLNDFLTTSCITNLSFLGSAEDGRPDILNPQVQKYLDEHLMRAFPHRSGLLDRPAVRSGKNLRRKMSFKGAIKKTRSIAVEPEIFGMAGEDRRPSTVMPVSPFIEVTDTASTSLQADAESKPEKRTPSPEMPATGDVPPRKHRIRTLTETQYADTEVEELMAMLRETESLEEQGDILQYLVDTQGLQFNTGMIENGHPVLVKDLLKGVYEKACQQKMWGIVRHTAGMLGKRVEDLAKAVTDLLVRQKQVTVGMPPTNEHTIVAPLPENELRSLIHQAYGDDESTAMLTQELLVYLAMFIRTEPQLFHEMLRLRVGLIIQVMATELSRTLICNGEEASEHLLNLSPFEMKNLLHHIMSGKEFAISSVGRGNFSIISYKSNRVSKKSQIGGFLNDQTDVNEAEPDRQGQWLRRRRLDGALNRVPRDFYPRVWQVLERCQGLVIEGKVLPQHLTQEMTSGELKFALAVETVLNTIPQPEYRQLVVEALMVLTLVTEYNVVASLGGMIVVEQLVHQANAIFLEDQMKVDGDATLCCAKPKNQRETTPMGTLLCGGAAYICQHFYDSAPSGSFGTMTYITRAIASYLNFLPKEGDLECSIS, encoded by the exons ATGCGTAGCAGAAGCGACTCAGGAGTCAGGCTGGATTACTACCAGCGGGTGATCCAGAAGGTGATAATGAACCACCAGAACCCGGTGACAGGTTTGTTTCCTTTGAGCGAAGACCTGGACCATGCTTGGATCCGGGACAACGTGTACTGCATCCTAGCGGTCTGGGGGCTGTCAATGGCTTACAAAAAGATCGCAGATGTTGATGAAGACCGGGCGAAGACTTACGAGCTGGAGCAAAGCTGCGTGAAGCTGATGCGAGGGCTTCTGATGGCGATGATGCAGCAGAAGGACAAGGTGGAGAAGTTCAAGATCACCCAGAATCCTTTAGACGCGATTCATGCTAAGTATTCTTCAACAACTGGTCAAGCTGTGGTGAGAGACAACGAGTGGGGACATCTGCAGATTGATGCTGTGTCTTTGTATCTGCTGATCTTAGCTCAGATGACAGCTTCAGGGTTGCAAATCATCTTCAACTTAGATGAG GTCGCCTTCATCCAGAACTTGGTTTTCTACATAGAGTCCGCGTACTGCATTCCAGATTACGGAATTTGGGAGCGCGGTGACAAGACCAACCACGGACTGCCTGAGCTAAACGCCAGCAGCATCGGAATGGCCAAAGCAGCCATGGAAGCAATGAACGAACTGGACCTGTTTGGCGCCAGAGGCGGACCTACATCAGTGATCCACGTTCTAGCGGACGAAGCGCAGAAGTGCCAAGCTGTTTTACAATCAATGCTTCCAAGAGAATCCAATTCTAAAGAACTGGACAGTGGATTGCTCTGTATCATAAGCTACCCTGCGTTCGCCGTTGATGAACCAAATCTGATCCAACTGACCCGGGACACTATCACCAAGAAACTTCAAGGAAAATACGGATGCAAGAGGTTCCTCCGTGATGGCTACCGCACGCCTAAGGAAGATCCCAACAGGCTGTACTACGAACCTTGGGAATTGAGGATGTTTGAGAGTATCGAGTGTGAGTGGCCTTTGTTCTACTGCTACCTCATCTTAGATTACTGTTTTCAAGGAAACAATAGAGTGGTGACAGATTATATGAATTCTCTGGAGAAGATTCTGGTCAAAAAAGAAGATGGGATAAATTTGGTGCCAGAATTGTACGCAGTAGCGCCTGAAAATGTAGAAGCTGAATACGCTGAACCTGGAAGCCAGCCAAGGCTACCTTTAGGACGCTGTCCCTTCAAGTGGGCCCAATCCTTGTATATTCTGGGGAAGCTTCTGCAGGAAGGATTTTTAGCTGTTGGAGAACTGGATCCACTTAACAGAAGACTCTGCAGTGAAAAGAAGCCAGATGTTGTTGTCCAGGTTGTGATTCTTGCTGAAGATGATGATGTTAGGGAGAAGATTGCTCAGCATGATATCCATGTGCAAACTATTGCCGAAGTGGCGCCTATTGAGGTCCAGCCTGCTAAAGTTCTCAGCCATTTGTACACTTATTTAG GCCGCAATAAGAAGCTGGGTCTTTCTGGAAGGAAGTCCAGGGACGTTGGGATCCTCAGCACCAGCAAACTCTACTCACTCCAGGACAAGATCTTCGCGTTTACACCTCAG AATTTCGATGCGGAAGAATTTTACGTTACGAACGACGCCGATTTTTTAGCAAGTATTTTTACAACAAACTTGGCATTTCTCGCTATCAACTGGAGACAAATGCTTGGCAGACCGACAATAACCATTGTAGCTACTCATAATCACTTAG ATCATGGCAAAATCCCGCTAGCAATGATCACTACGATGAAGAAATTGAAGAGTGGTTACATCAACGGTACCCGAGTGTCATTGGGTAATCTCAATGACTTCTTGACCACTTCTTGCATCACCAATCTAAGTTTCTTAGGCAGCGCTGAAGACGGAAGACCAGACATACTAAATCCGCAG GTTCAAAAGTACCTAGACGAGCACCTGATGCGTGCCTTTCCTCACCGTTCAGGGCTTCTAGATCGTCCCGCTGTGCGCAGTGGCAAAAACTTACGCCGGAAAATGTCCTTCAAGGGAGCTATTAAGAAAACCCGATCAATTGCTGTCGAAC ctgaaatttttggaatgGCAGGAGAAGATCGTAGACCTTCTACCGTGATGCCAGTTAGTCCTTTTATTGAAGTCACGGATACTGCTTCGACGTCTCTGCAAGCTGATGCAGAATCTAAGCCTGAGAAGAGGACGCCTTCACCAGAAATGCCAGCTACTGGCGATGTGCCCCCTAGGAAGCACAGAATTCGCACTCTAACAGAAACTCAGTATGCTGATACCGAAGTTGAGGAACTTATGGCGATGTTGCGGGAAACTGAGAGCTTGGAAGAGCAAGGAGACATTTTGCAGTATTTG GTTGATACCCAAGGGCTGCAGTTCAATACAGGAATGATCGAAAACGGGCACCCTGTTTTGGTAAAAGATCTTCTAAAAGGTGTCTATGAGAAGGCTTGTCAGCAAAAAATGTGGGGAATTGTCCGACATACAGCGGGGATGTTAGGAAAGAGGGTAGAAGATCTAGCCAAAGCTGTTACTGATCTTCTGGTGCGTCAGAAGCAAGTTACAGTTG GAATGCCACCGACAAATGAACACACAATTGTAGCACCTCTTCCAGAAAACGAGTTGCGTTCACTAATCCACCAGGCCTACGGCGACGACGAGTCAACAGCAATGTTGACCCAGGAACTCTTGGTCTACTTGGCGATGTTCATCCGAACGGAACCCCAGTTGTTCCACGAAATGCTGAGACTTCGCGTGGGTTTGATCATCCAGGTGATGGCGACTGAATTATCACGAACTCTAATTTGCAACGGCGAAGAAGCTTCTGAGCACCTGCTCAATCTCTCGCCTTTTGAGATGAAGAACTTGCTCCACCATATTATGAGCGGAAAGGAATTCGCAATTAGCAGCGTCGGTCGCGGAAATTTCTCGATAATCTCCTACAAGTCGAACCGGGTGAGCAAGAAGTCACAGATCGGAGGATTCTTGAACGATCAGACGGACGTCAATGAAGCGGAGCCTGATCGGCAAGGTCAGTGGTTAAGAAGAAGGCGCCTAGATGGTGCCTTGAATCGCGTGCCTAGAGATTTTTACCCAAGAGTCTGGCAAGTGCTGGAGCGCTGCCAGGGGCTGGTTATAGAAGGGAAAGTACTGCCTCAGCACCTCACCCAGGAGATGACTTCTGGGGAGCTGAAGTTTGCTCTAGCGGTTGAGACTGTTCTTAATACCATTCCCCAGCCGGAGTACAGACAATTGGTGGTAGAGGCGCTGATGGTTCTCACGCTGGTTACGGAGTATAATGTGGTGGCTTCTTTGGGGGGGATGATTGTTGTTGAACAGTTGGTGCATCAAGCTAACGCCATCTTTCTTGAAGATCAG atgaaaGTCGATGGAGACGCAACTTTATGCTGTGCAAAGCCCAAAAACCAGCGAGAAACAACGCCAATGGGAACTTTACTATGCGGCGGCGCTGCTTACATCTGCCAGCACTTCTACGACAGCGCTCCAAGCGGTAGTTTTGGAACAATGACCTATATAACGCGTGCCATAGCTTCTTATTTGAACTTTCTGCCGAAGGAGGGTGACCTTGAGTGCAGTATTTCTTga